The Engraulis encrasicolus isolate BLACKSEA-1 chromosome 22, IST_EnEncr_1.0, whole genome shotgun sequence genome includes a region encoding these proteins:
- the zgc:158785 gene encoding E3 ubiquitin-protein ligase MARCHF3, whose translation MACEEAGCAHVLVASTVTLLKPQQEGPVDETPVACEEEGTPGEQGKDLGTSDLTSSSSVCVDEPFCRICHEGAGGGGGVGGCGGGGGEELLSPCECSGSMAMVHRGCLERWLTASNTSRCELCHFQFALERLPKPLTEWFATPSMQHQRRTLCGDAICFLFITPLASLSGWLCVQGAMDLYYSNGMEAMGLIALTLALFTIYLFWTVVSMRYHIHLFRTWKETNQRVRLQMPLPPRTEAKQQTLSFFFLSKDSSKETVV comes from the exons ATGGCTTGCGAGGAGGCCGGCTGTGCCCATGTGTTGGTGGCCAGCACCGTGACCCTGCTGAAGCCCCAGCAGGAGGGCCCAGTGGACGAGACGCCCGTGGCCTGCGAAGAGGAGGGGACGCCGGGGGAGCAGGGCAAGGATCTGGGCACCTCCGATCTGACCAGCTCCAGCAG CGTGTGTGTGGACGAGCCCTTTTGCCGCATCTGCCACGAGGGCGCGGGAGGTGGCGGTGGCGTTGGAGGCTGCGGTggcgggggaggagaggagctgctGTCGCCGTGCGAGTGCTCGGGCTCCATGGCCATGGTGCACCGCGGATGTCTGGAGCGCTGGCTCACCGCCTCCAACACCAGCCGCTGCGAACTCTGTCACTTCCAGTTTGCCTTGGAACGGCTGCCAAAGCCACTCACtgag TGGTTCGCGACCCCGTCCATGCAGCACCAGCGGCGGACCCTGTGCGGAGACGCCATCTGCTTCCTGTTCATCACGCCGCTGGCGAGCCTGTCGGGCTGGCTGTGCGTCCAGGGCGCCATGGACCTCTACTACAGCAACGGCATGGAGGCCATGGGCCTCATCGCCCTCACGCTGGCCCTCTTCACCATTTACCTCTTCTGGACGGTG GTTTCCATGCGTTACCACATTCACCTCTTCAGGACGTGGAAGGAGACCAATCAGAGAGTGCGTTTGCAGATGCCCCTCCCTCCTCGGACAGAGGCCAAACAGCAgaccctctccttcttcttcctcagtAAAGACTCCAGCAAGGAGACTGTGGTCTAA